A section of the Paenibacillus yonginensis genome encodes:
- a CDS encoding DUF4269 domain-containing protein, translating to MSKQPDWFELDYLKQGSNAQQEVFKLLQKHSLLSKLKVYDPVLTGTVPIRIHVEESDLDIICEVHDFRAFEQDLLRHFSAYPEFRLTSRTVSGIQRMKANFLCGAWPVEVFGQPIPVRKQKAYRHLRIEARLLRLFGESFRQQVIKLKRQGIKTEPAFSRLLGLELEFGNDNDPYQALLELEDWTDEQLYLLKARRGLN from the coding sequence ATGTCCAAACAGCCTGACTGGTTTGAGCTTGACTATTTGAAGCAAGGAAGTAATGCACAGCAGGAAGTGTTTAAGCTTCTACAGAAACATAGTCTCCTCAGCAAGCTGAAGGTCTATGACCCGGTGCTGACCGGCACGGTGCCGATCCGCATTCATGTGGAAGAAAGTGATTTGGATATCATCTGCGAGGTTCATGATTTCAGGGCTTTTGAACAGGATTTGCTCCGGCATTTCTCCGCTTACCCGGAATTCCGCCTAACGAGCCGAACGGTTTCGGGGATCCAGCGGATGAAGGCCAACTTTCTGTGCGGAGCCTGGCCGGTCGAGGTCTTTGGGCAGCCGATTCCCGTGCGGAAACAAAAGGCTTACAGGCACTTGCGGATTGAAGCACGGCTGCTGCGTCTGTTCGGGGAATCCTTTCGGCAGCAGGTGATAAAGCTCAAACGCCAGGGCATAAAGACAGAGCCCGCCTTTTCGCGGCTGCTTGGGCTGGAGCTGGAGTTTGGGAACGACAACGATCCCTATCAAGCTCTGCTTGAGCTCGAGGACTGGACCGACGAACAATTATATTTGCTGAAAGCACGCAGAGGGCTTAACTAA
- a CDS encoding NAD(P)H-binding protein: MIVITAPTSKIGRQILERILECEEDIRVIAREPQRIPEAIRERVEVIQGSHADRDVVNRAFEGADAVFWLVPADKQAESVYDAYVRFSIPAADAIVRHRVGQVVAISALGRGQQRYAGNISASLAMEDLLRSTGVNFRALTMPSFMDNMLRQLPFIKNEGLIRFTLPGNQKSPTIAASDIAAAASRLLLDRKWSGQESLAVLGPEDLSYEDMAEILSEVLGTPIRFEQMTLAGYKQLFLGIGYSEAMAQSMVDMDIAGAAGINNELRRTPENSTPTSFRQWATDILKPAFDAM, translated from the coding sequence ATGATAGTAATTACTGCACCTACGAGCAAGATTGGCCGTCAGATACTTGAGCGCATATTGGAGTGCGAAGAGGACATTCGCGTGATTGCCCGCGAACCGCAGCGGATTCCTGAGGCAATTCGTGAGCGAGTGGAAGTCATTCAGGGTTCGCATGCCGACCGAGATGTCGTCAACCGGGCGTTCGAGGGAGCCGATGCTGTGTTCTGGCTTGTGCCTGCCGACAAGCAGGCGGAGAGCGTCTATGACGCCTATGTTCGGTTCAGCATCCCGGCTGCTGATGCGATTGTCCGTCATCGTGTCGGTCAAGTTGTGGCAATTTCCGCTCTTGGCCGCGGTCAGCAGCGCTACGCCGGTAATATCTCGGCATCGTTGGCGATGGAGGATTTGCTTAGAAGCACAGGCGTAAACTTCCGGGCATTAACGATGCCCTCTTTCATGGATAACATGCTAAGACAGCTGCCCTTCATCAAGAATGAGGGCTTGATTCGCTTCACGTTGCCGGGCAACCAGAAGAGCCCTACGATAGCTGCTTCTGATATCGCCGCTGCTGCCTCCCGGCTTCTTCTTGACAGGAAGTGGAGCGGACAGGAAAGTCTGGCAGTGCTCGGGCCGGAAGACCTCTCTTATGAGGATATGGCAGAGATTCTTAGCGAGGTACTCGGCACGCCGATCCGCTTTGAACAGATGACGTTAGCCGGCTACAAGCAGTTATTTCTGGGCATCGGCTATTCGGAAGCCATGGCTCAGAGTATGGTCGACATGGACATTGCCGGAGCGGCCGGGATCAATAACGAGCTTCGGCGTACGCCGGAAAATTCAACGCCCACAAGCTTCCGCCAGTGGGCGACAGATATTCTAAAGCCGGCCTTTGACGCCATGTGA
- a CDS encoding helix-turn-helix transcriptional regulator, with amino-acid sequence MKNTIRAIRKELKLSQEELARQCGVTRQTINAIENEKYDPTLTLAFKLSIQLQTRVDELFCYEEEKK; translated from the coding sequence TTGAAGAATACAATTAGAGCCATACGCAAGGAACTCAAGCTCTCTCAGGAAGAATTGGCCCGACAATGCGGTGTAACCAGACAGACCATTAATGCCATTGAGAATGAGAAGTACGACCCAACGCTCACTCTGGCGTTCAAGCTGTCAATTCAGCTGCAAACTCGGGTGGATGAGTTGTTTTGTTATGAGGAGGAGAAGAAATGA
- a CDS encoding MarR family winged helix-turn-helix transcriptional regulator: MPDYEQAQRAEEQAGDYQDSLKLFIVLSKAYRSLMDRAVKDMKQYGLTASEFTILEVLYHKGSYPLQQIGEKVLITSGSMTYNIDKLEKRGLLKRVPSASDRRVILAELTDAGRKLFDDIFPRHAAFVDSMMPGLTREEKRVLTEQLKKLGKNAAGAL; this comes from the coding sequence ATGCCGGATTATGAACAGGCGCAAAGAGCGGAGGAGCAGGCTGGGGATTATCAGGACTCCCTGAAGCTGTTTATTGTGCTCTCCAAGGCTTACCGCTCCTTGATGGACCGGGCAGTCAAAGATATGAAGCAATATGGGCTTACGGCCTCGGAATTCACGATTCTGGAAGTGCTGTACCACAAAGGCAGCTATCCGCTGCAGCAGATCGGGGAGAAGGTGCTGATCACAAGCGGCAGCATGACTTACAACATCGACAAGCTGGAGAAGCGGGGACTATTAAAAAGAGTACCCAGCGCGTCTGACCGCCGCGTCATTCTTGCCGAATTAACGGATGCGGGACGCAAGCTGTTCGACGATATTTTCCCGAGACATGCGGCTTTCGTAGATTCCATGATGCCTGGATTAACCCGGGAGGAGAAACGGGTGTTAACCGAGCAGTTGAAGAAACTGGGGAAAAACGCGGCGGGAGCGCTATAG
- a CDS encoding flavin reductase family protein — protein sequence MIAIDPNGQQERDIYKLLIGSIIPRPIAFVTTLGEDGTVNAAPFSYFSIVSSSPPLLSVSVARKGGVMKDTARNTVNRRELVVHIVDEDLAAEMNKTAAPLPPEQSELDLTALTTVPSRKLSVPGIREAKIRMECVLEQHIPVRGSSAAGSGTEGSDAEVVEFENPAREEAVCDLLLVRVVQFHIDEAVYRDGYIEAAALKPVSRLAGDDYAGLGDIFTLIRQR from the coding sequence ATGATAGCCATAGATCCAAATGGACAGCAGGAACGGGACATCTATAAGCTGCTGATCGGCAGCATCATTCCGCGGCCGATTGCTTTTGTTACGACGTTAGGGGAAGATGGGACCGTAAATGCCGCGCCGTTCAGCTACTTCTCGATTGTTTCGAGTTCTCCGCCGCTACTGTCAGTCTCCGTAGCGCGCAAGGGTGGGGTCATGAAAGACACGGCGCGCAACACGGTTAACCGCAGGGAACTGGTCGTTCATATTGTAGATGAGGATTTGGCTGCGGAGATGAACAAAACCGCAGCCCCGCTTCCTCCGGAGCAAAGCGAGCTGGACTTGACGGCCTTGACAACGGTGCCGAGCAGGAAGCTGTCGGTTCCCGGAATCCGGGAAGCGAAGATCCGGATGGAATGTGTGCTGGAGCAGCATATTCCGGTTCGAGGAAGCAGCGCTGCCGGATCAGGCACTGAAGGATCCGATGCGGAAGTTGTTGAATTTGAGAACCCGGCGCGCGAGGAGGCGGTATGCGACCTGCTGCTTGTCCGGGTGGTTCAGTTCCATATTGACGAAGCGGTATACCGGGACGGCTATATCGAAGCTGCGGCGCTGAAGCCGGTCAGCCGATTGGCGGGCGATGATTACGCAGGGCTGGGCGATATTTTTACCTTGATTAGACAACGTTAG